Genomic window (Desulfuromonadales bacterium):
CTCTCGGAGCCCGAGGCCTACCGCAAGATGCAGAAGATCGCCATGGACAAGCGCAAGAGTTTGAAGGAAGTGGCTGAAGCGATCTTATTGATGGAATAGACGAAAGGCCCGAGGCCCGAGGCAAAAGGCAAGAAAAAACCGGAATCTTGTTTTTTTTTGCATTTCCCTTTTGCCTCGGGCCTCGTGCCTCGAGCCTGCCCCATGATGAACCTCTGCAACCTCCCCCCCTGGGCGATCGCCTCCCGGCATTTCAACCGGCATCCGCAGCCGCTCGAAATCCAGGGGGTGCGCCGCGCCAACCGCCTCCTGTTCGAGCGGCTCGACGGCCTCGCCTCGCCCGACGCCCGCGGCGCCCAGTTTCACGACTACATGGACGTCACCTTCCAGCTTCACCAGTGGGAGCGGGAGACCTCGGCCAGGGGGCGCAAGAGCCTGAAGAACAGCTACCTGCGCTTTCTGCGCGGCTGGATGTTCGAGTCCAACTCCCTGGAGGGGGCGGTGCTCAAGGGGTGGGTGGAGAGCCGCCTCGGCCTGCCGCCGACCTTCCACCGCGTCCCGATCGAGGATATCCATTCCGAGGCGTATTTCCGCTACACCATCGACCGCATGCAGGGCTCGGCCCGCACCAGCGCCATCAACGCCCAGCTCGACCTGCTCTACGAGTTCGTCCAGTATGAGCTGTGCCGCCGGCATCCGCAGACCTCGCACCTCAAGCTCTGGCGCGGCATCCACGACTTCGCCGAGCACCGCATCCTCGAAGAGCAGGGGAAGGGCCGCTGCCTGCTGCGCCTGAACAATCTCAACTCCTTCACCACCGATTTCGAACGGGCCTGGGAGTTCGGCAGCCGGGTGATCGAAGCCGAAGTCCCCCTGCCGAAGATCTTCTTCCGCGGCGACCTGCTCCCCTCCTCGCTGCTCAAGGGGGAAGGAGAGGTGCTGGTGATCGGCGGCGAGTTCGAGGTCAAGGTGCTGACGGGCGGCTAGAAGCCGAGGCCCAAGGCCCGAGGCCCGAGTCTCGGGTTCAATCTTGTGAGAAGAGATGAAAACACCCCCTGTCGAAACGAACGAGGTCATGCGTCGGGCCCAGGCCGCCTTCCTTGGCCTGGCCGTCGGCGACGCCCTGGGGGCGACCACCGAGTTCATGATGCCGGGGGAGATACGGGCGAAGTACGGGGTGCATCGCAAAATCCGCGGCGGCGGCTGGCTGCACCTCAGGGCCGGGCAGGTGACCGATGACACCGAGATGTCGCTCTGCATCGCCCGCGCCCTGACGGCAGCCGGGGGGTGGGACCTGGACGGAATCGCCCGGCAGTTTGCCGCCTGGCTGAAGGGAAATCCGCGGGATGTCGGCGCCACCTGCCGGCGGGGCATCCGCGACTTCATGGTCAAGGGCCAACTGGAAACCCCATACAACGACTGGGATGCCGGCAACGGTGCCGTCATGCGCATGGCCCCGGTCGCCCTCTTCAGCCTCGGCGACGAGGCGCTGCTCGCCCGCTGCGCCGTCGCCCAGGCGCGCCTCACCCATCATCACCCCCTCTCCGACGCCGCCTGCGTCACCGTCGGCCGCCTGGTCCAGCAGGCCGTGCTCGGCGCCGATCGCTTCGCCCTGCACGCCCTCACCCGCGAACTGGTCGCCGCCCACCCCAATTTCCGCTTCAACAACTACAAGGGGAACGCGACGGCCTACGTAGTCGACACCCTGCAGACCGTTTTCCACTACCTCTTCACCACGGGCGCCTTCGAAGAGTGCCTGGTCGGCGTGGTCAACCAGGGAGGCGATGCGGACACCACCGGCGCCATTGCCGGGATGATCGCCGGCGCCTTCTACGGCCTGCAGGCCATCCCGAAGGGGTGGCTGATGAAGCTCGACCCACAGGTGCGCCAGGAGGCGGAAGCGCTGGCGCTGCGACTGGTGCGCCTGTCGCCGTGCTGCAGGGAGGGAGCTGCCGCGTCCGGCAGTTGACAGAAGGGGCAAAGGACGGGACAATTCAGGCGGCGATTGCCTTCAGTCGGATACAGGGAGATGCCATGGATTTTGCCGCCTGCCGCCAGCAGTTTCCGATCACCCGGGAGTTCACCTTTCTCAACCATGCCGCCGTCGCCGCCCCCCCGCAGCCGGTGGTCGAGGCCGTCGCCGGCTTCCTGGCCGAATGTGCCGCCCGGGGCGGGCTCGACTATGGCCGCTGGCAGGTCCGCCTGGCCTGGGTGCGCGAGCGGGCGGCCGAGCTGATCGGCGCCGCCGCCGAGGAGATCGCCTTCCTGCCCAACACCTCGGCCGGTCTGGCGACGGTGGCCGAGGGGCTGAACTGGCGCCCGGGGGAGTCGGCGCTGGTCGCTGTCCCCGATTTCCCGGCCAACATCTACCCCTGGCAGCATCTGGAGCGCCGGGGGGTGGCCGTCCGTTTCATCGAACGGGACGCCGGCGGCCGCCTCGGTCCCGAGGCGGTGGCGAAAGCGCTGGTCCCGGGCGCCCGGCTGCTGGCGGTCAGCTCGGTCGATTACGTCACCGGCTTTGCCGCCGACCTGCCGGCCCTCGGGGAATTCTGCCGCCGGCAGGGGCTGCTGCTCTGCGTCGACGCGATCCAGAGCCTGGGAGTGCTCCCGCTGGATGTCAAGGCGTGCGGAATTCATCTGCTGGCGGCCGGCGGGCACAAGTGGCTGCTTGGGCCGATGGGCTCGGGCCTGCTCTTCGTCGACCGCGATGTCGCCGACCGTTTTGAACCGCCGCTGGTGGGGTGGAAGAGCGTCGTCGACGAGGAGAACTTCGAGCTGCATTTCGACCTGAAACAGGACGCCGGCAAGTTCGAGCCGGGGACTCTGAACCTGCCGGGGATCTTCGGCCTCGGCGCCGCCCTGGAGTTGCTGCACGCCGTCGGCGCTGCCGATATCCGGCAGCGGGTGCTGGCGCTCACCGACCGTCTCGCCGAGGGACTGCGCCAGCGGGGTCTGGAGGTCGTCTCCCCCCGGGGCGAATCGGAGCGCTCGGGGATCCTCTCCTTCCGGCCGCCTGCGGATGCCATCCACTGCTTCCGGTTCTTTGCCGACCGGCGGGTCGCGGTCTCCCCGCGCGGGGGACTGATCCGGCTGTCGCCGCATTTCTGGAACGACGAGAGCGATCTGGAGGCTTTTTTTACCGCCCTGGATGCGTTTGGGACGACCTCGAAAAAGGATTGATGACTATTGTCTGTCTGACTGGAACAGTGATTGCACCCCCGGACGACAGCATATTCACCGCTCTTCAGCCCTTCCAGGGGGAGAGACGATCCACCAGCCGCCGCCCGTTTTTCACTGCTGCCCCGGACAGTCTACTGCTCCCGGCGCGGATGGGTGCGGCGACTGGGGACGTAATCCCCCGCGGCGATGCGCTCGACTTCATCTTCGGCATGAATGTAGACAAGTCCCACATTGAGAACGCCGGCCACGGCGGCGATCGCCTCCACCACCCTTTCCATCCGCTGACTCGTTTCACAATCCAGAACGGCGACCAGGTTTCCCATCCCGTCCTCCCCGTGCAGTTCCACTTCCGGCATGTTCCCCAGAGGCGCTAGAATTTCCGGGCGCATTGCGGTATCGATCTGTATGACAAAGCCGCCTATGGGCATAACCATCCTCTTTCTGCGCTGGCCGAAGCCGGGGCGCGTCTTGCCTGCCGCGCCCCGGCGGGCGGTTACATTTTCACGATGAACGGCTTCAGCGCCTTCGGCCCGGAGACGCGCCGGATGCGGCAAGCGCTGATTTTGAACTCCGGCTCCTTCGAGCCCGGATCGAAGGCGTCCATCGTCACCTTGTTGATCATCCGCTCCTCGTCCATGTCGTGCCAGTAGACGAAGACCATCCCCGCCATCGGCCCCTCGATGACCTTGGCCGGGAAAGTCGTCTTGCCGCGCCGCGACTCGACTTCCACCATGTCGTTGGGGGCGATTCCCAGACGGGCGGCGTCCTTCGGGTTGATTTCGATGTAAGCGTAGGGGTTCGCCCGCATCAGGGCCGGGATACGCCCGGTCATGCTGGTGGTGTGCCAGTGGTCGACGATGCGCCCGTTGGAGAGGTAGACCGGGTACTCCTGGTCCGGCTCCTCCGCCGCGCCGACGTACTTGCGCTGCCAGATGTAGAGCTTGCGGTCGGCGTGCGCCGGACCGTAGAAGATGAAGGGCTTGTCGCTCCCCTTCGCCTCTTCGTCGGCCAGCGGGTCGAGACCGCGGACGAACTTCCTGACCGTGCCGCCGGTGCGGGCGTAGGCCTCCGTCGCCGCCGGCCACTGCACGCCGTCGGGCATCTGCCGCAGCACCTGATAGGTCGCGCCGCGCAGGTCGTTGTCGCGCCCCTTGGTCAGCTTCTGCGTGTACTCGTTCCAGATCGCCTCGGGCAGGGCGACGTCGGGCTCCAGCCCGGCAAAGGGCTCGACGGTTCTGGCGATCACCGGATCGCCAAGTTCCTTCGCCAGGCGCAGGGCCCACTCGCGGACGATCCAGACCTCCGGCTTGGCCTGGCCGGGAGCGTCGACCGCCTTCGGGGTGAGCTGGGAGCGGCGCTCGGTGCAGCCGTAGACGCCGGTCTTTTCGAAATGGAAAGCGGTGGGCAGGATCAGGTTGGCCAGTTCGGTGGTGCGGGTGGGAAAGATGTCGGTGCAGAGGACGAAGACATCCTCCCGCCGCAGCCCCTGGCGGTAGAGGTCGGCGTTGGGCAGGCTCTGCGCCGGGCTGGTGCAGTTGATCCAGATCGCCTTCACCTTCCCCTCGTTGACCGCCTGGAACATCGCCATGGTATGCAGCCCGGGCGCCGAAGGAATGCGGCCGCGGGGGATGCCCCAGGCGTCCTCCACCTGGTTGCGCGCCGGTTCCACTTCCACCGGCCGATGGCCCGGCAGAACATGGCAGAGGCCGCCCGCCTCGCGCACGCCGCCGCAGGCATTCGGCTGCCCGGTGAGGGAGAAGCTGTCCGCCCCCGGCTTGCAGAGCTGGCCGGTGAGCAGGTGCAGATTGTGGATCAGGTTGTTGGCCCAGACCCCCTGCTGGCGCTGGTTGATCCCCATGCACCACAGGCTCATCGTCCCCGCCGACTCGGCAAACCAGCGGGCGGCGGTGCGGATCACCTCAGGGGTGATGTTGCCGCCGCAGATTGCCGCCGTTTTTTCCGGCGTGTACTCGTCGAGGGAGGCGCGGAAGGCGGCGAGATCGATAGTGTCCCCCTTGCCCGCCTTGAAGACGCAGTAATCGCGGATGAACGCTTCGTCGTGCAGCTTTTCCTCCAGGATCACCCAGGCCATGGCGTTGAGCAGGGCGAGATCGGTGCCGGGGCGGAACTGCAGGTGGAGGTCGGCCAGGCGCGAGGTGGGGGAGATGCGCGGGTCGGCATTGATCACCTTGACCGCCGGGTTCTCCTGCTTGCGCTTGAGGAGACGGCGAAAGACGACCGGATGCGCCTCGGCCATGTTGCTGCCGATGAGGAAGAAACACTCGGCCTTTTCGATATCGGCGTAGGAGCCGATCGGTTCGTCGGCGCCGAAAGAAGTCAGGTAGCCGCCGACGGCGCTGGCCATGCACAGCCGGGGATTCCCCTCCACGTTGTTGGTCTGCAGCCCGCCGCGCATGACTTTCTGGAAGAGGTAGGTCTCTTCGGTGAGGCACTGCCCCGAGCCGTAGTAGGCGACGGCATTGCTGCCGTGCGCCTTGACCGCCCCGGCGAATTCCCCGGCGGCGATATCGAGGGCCCGGTCCCAGGAGATCGCCTGGAACGGCTGGTCCTTTCTGGCCCGGTAAAGGGGTTGGGTGAGACGGTCGGGGTGGCCGATCAGCTGATAGAAGAGGGTCCCCTTCATGCACAGGTAGCCCAGGTTGGTGCGGGAATCGGCGATGCCGCGCAGGGCCACCGGCTTGCCTTTGTTCAGTCCGAGCTCGAGGCGGCAGCCGGTGCCGCAGAGCCGGCAGGTGCCGGCCACCCAGGTTTCCGCGTCCAGCCCCTGGGCCAGGTTGCCCAGGCCGAAAGGCAGATTGATCCCGACATAGGAAGCAGCGGCGAGCGCGGCGGTTCTCTTGATGAATTCCCGTCTGTCCATGCAGTTCCTCCCCTTAATTGCCGGCTTTGAAGGTATGGGCCGGATGACATTGCCAGCAGGTTTTCCCTGCCGCATGCTCCCACTGCCCCGAATGGCAGACGGCGCAGGCGTCGAGGGAAGGTTCGGCCCGCAGGCCCTCGAAGGTGCCGTGGCACTGGTAGCATTTGACGGTGGCGATGCCGTGTCCCGACTGGTACCACTGCTGGTAAACCTCCAGGGTCTTCTGCGCGTGGCAGTCCTGGCAGGCAATCAGCATCTCCTGCTCGGAAAGGGCGGGATGCCCCGACATTCGCGGGCTTTCCGCCGATCGCAGCGCGCAGGCGGTCAGGGCGGCAACCAGGAAGGCGAAAAACATGCTGTAGAGAATGATCCGTTTCACGTGGGTTCTCCTCCCCAAAATGGAAATGCGTCAAGGACGGGGCACGGTCGCGGCAAAATGTCGAAGGGGTTCACTTCCAGCCGGCCCTGCCCGCGGCAGGCGGACAGGGCCGGATTTTTCCCTTGTGGCTTCCAGGTCTTACGAGACTCAGTTATACGAGGTCTTGAACTGCATTCCTTCCCGGGATTTCGCGTCGTAAACGCCTTTGGCTTTCCCTTCCTCGATCCACTGCCCCCTGAGCCCGTTCAGGAAAACCTTCTTCTCTTCCACCAGCTTGCCGAATGGCAGGCCGACGATCGCCTGGGCTTTTTCCTTGGTGGAAAAGTCGGGGGCTTCATAGTTGGCCGCATTGTATTTGGCCAGAACGCTGCGCAACTTCAGGCGGGCATCCTGTCCTTTGTTGATGGCGCTCCCCAGGACCCGAAGGGTCTCTTCCGGGGCGTGGAAGAAGGAACCGTGGGAGGCGATGGAGAAATCCCAGCGCCACTGGGCGTGCCGGATGTCCTGCAGAACCGGCTTCATCTCTTCTGCCGTCGCTCCCAGCTCCCAGGCCTTGCCCGCTTCGAGGTGCGCCTTGGCGAGGACGCTCATGGCGGTGCGGGAGAGTTCGTTCTTGCGCTCGAGCTTTCTCTCGACGGTGGCGCGGAATTCCTTTTCGGTCCCCTGGTGGCAGTTCAGGCAGGTGTTGGCGATATTCTGCAGCGGGCTGCCGACCTGGTGGCTGGAATACTTGACACCCCCTTCACGGACGTAAGGCATGTGGCAGTCGGCGCAGGAAAGCCCCTGCTTGCCGTGGACGCCGGTGACGAACATTTCATAGCCGGGGTGTTGGGCCTTGAGCATCGGGGTCTTGCTGATCGCATGCTGCCAGTCGGAAAACTCCCGCTGGTCGTAGTACAACTCCATGGCTTCCGCGGAGAGGCCGTTGTCCCACGGCAAGGTGACGACGTTCGCCGTTTTCTTCTCGCCCTTGGCGTCCGTCCACTCGGTCTTCTTGAAGTAGTATTCGACATGGCACTGGGCGCAGACCAGCGACCGCATCTCCTGGTGGGAGGCGTCCGCGTACTTCAGGCTGCCTGCGGCATCGAGCCCCTGTTGCAGGTAGCCGCGGGTCGCGGTCAGCTTCATCGTCTTGTTGTCGTGGCAGTCGGCACAGCCGATGGTATTGGCGACTTCGCCGCCAAACCGGGCCCACTTGCCGGTATAATAATCGAGTTCTCCGTTCTTCTCGATCAGCCGCGGGACGTCGGGGGATTTGCAGGTCCAGCAGGCCGTGGGCATCGGACCGGACTGGGCATCGACCGGGCCGCCGGTGCGCAGGGAATTGATGTTGTCCTCAAGGGCGTAATAGTGCCCGCGCGGTGCGTTGTAATCCTTGGCGAAGCCGTATCCCGCCCACATGACCACCAGGGCCGGCTCCTCCTTCAGCACATCCTTGATTTCATCGCTCTTGCGGGTCTTCATGTAGGAGTCGTACTGCCGCTGGTAATACTTGCCCCACTCGGAACTTCTCGACTCGAATTTCTTGATGTCCGGCACGGCGTTGATGGCCTTCTGGTCCGCCTTGTTCTCCTTGATGGAGACGACAAGCAGCAGCAGCGGGACCATGATGACGACCGAGGCGATGGTGACGATCCATGATTTTTTCATGATTCAATTCTCCTTTGTTGGGTGTCCTATAATTCCTTGACGCCGATATTGTTCTGCGTCGCCAGCAGATTCCTTGTCGTACCGTGGGGCAGACCCCGGTGGCATTCCCAGCAGGGACGATCCAGCGTCATCCGGCCTTTTTCGTGATACAGTTCGGCGTTGGCCAGCATCTGCGAGACGAGTTCCTGGTGGCAGG
Coding sequences:
- a CDS encoding NAD(+)--dinitrogen-reductase ADP-D-ribosyltransferase; amino-acid sequence: MMNLCNLPPWAIASRHFNRHPQPLEIQGVRRANRLLFERLDGLASPDARGAQFHDYMDVTFQLHQWERETSARGRKSLKNSYLRFLRGWMFESNSLEGAVLKGWVESRLGLPPTFHRVPIEDIHSEAYFRYTIDRMQGSARTSAINAQLDLLYEFVQYELCRRHPQTSHLKLWRGIHDFAEHRILEEQGKGRCLLRLNNLNSFTTDFERAWEFGSRVIEAEVPLPKIFFRGDLLPSSLLKGEGEVLVIGGEFEVKVLTGG
- the draG gene encoding ADP-ribosyl-[dinitrogen reductase] hydrolase; the encoded protein is MKTPPVETNEVMRRAQAAFLGLAVGDALGATTEFMMPGEIRAKYGVHRKIRGGGWLHLRAGQVTDDTEMSLCIARALTAAGGWDLDGIARQFAAWLKGNPRDVGATCRRGIRDFMVKGQLETPYNDWDAGNGAVMRMAPVALFSLGDEALLARCAVAQARLTHHHPLSDAACVTVGRLVQQAVLGADRFALHALTRELVAAHPNFRFNNYKGNATAYVVDTLQTVFHYLFTTGAFEECLVGVVNQGGDADTTGAIAGMIAGAFYGLQAIPKGWLMKLDPQVRQEAEALALRLVRLSPCCREGAAASGS
- a CDS encoding aminotransferase class V-fold PLP-dependent enzyme; amino-acid sequence: MDFAACRQQFPITREFTFLNHAAVAAPPQPVVEAVAGFLAECAARGGLDYGRWQVRLAWVRERAAELIGAAAEEIAFLPNTSAGLATVAEGLNWRPGESALVAVPDFPANIYPWQHLERRGVAVRFIERDAGGRLGPEAVAKALVPGARLLAVSSVDYVTGFAADLPALGEFCRRQGLLLCVDAIQSLGVLPLDVKACGIHLLAAGGHKWLLGPMGSGLLFVDRDVADRFEPPLVGWKSVVDEENFELHFDLKQDAGKFEPGTLNLPGIFGLGAALELLHAVGAADIRQRVLALTDRLAEGLRQRGLEVVSPRGESERSGILSFRPPADAIHCFRFFADRRVAVSPRGGLIRLSPHFWNDESDLEAFFTALDAFGTTSKKD
- a CDS encoding chaperone NapD, whose translation is MPIGGFVIQIDTAMRPEILAPLGNMPEVELHGEDGMGNLVAVLDCETSQRMERVVEAIAAVAGVLNVGLVYIHAEDEVERIAAGDYVPSRRTHPRREQ
- a CDS encoding nitrate reductase — protein: MDRREFIKRTAALAAASYVGINLPFGLGNLAQGLDAETWVAGTCRLCGTGCRLELGLNKGKPVALRGIADSRTNLGYLCMKGTLFYQLIGHPDRLTQPLYRARKDQPFQAISWDRALDIAAGEFAGAVKAHGSNAVAYYGSGQCLTEETYLFQKVMRGGLQTNNVEGNPRLCMASAVGGYLTSFGADEPIGSYADIEKAECFFLIGSNMAEAHPVVFRRLLKRKQENPAVKVINADPRISPTSRLADLHLQFRPGTDLALLNAMAWVILEEKLHDEAFIRDYCVFKAGKGDTIDLAAFRASLDEYTPEKTAAICGGNITPEVIRTAARWFAESAGTMSLWCMGINQRQQGVWANNLIHNLHLLTGQLCKPGADSFSLTGQPNACGGVREAGGLCHVLPGHRPVEVEPARNQVEDAWGIPRGRIPSAPGLHTMAMFQAVNEGKVKAIWINCTSPAQSLPNADLYRQGLRREDVFVLCTDIFPTRTTELANLILPTAFHFEKTGVYGCTERRSQLTPKAVDAPGQAKPEVWIVREWALRLAKELGDPVIARTVEPFAGLEPDVALPEAIWNEYTQKLTKGRDNDLRGATYQVLRQMPDGVQWPAATEAYARTGGTVRKFVRGLDPLADEEAKGSDKPFIFYGPAHADRKLYIWQRKYVGAAEEPDQEYPVYLSNGRIVDHWHTTSMTGRIPALMRANPYAYIEINPKDAARLGIAPNDMVEVESRRGKTTFPAKVIEGPMAGMVFVYWHDMDEERMINKVTMDAFDPGSKEPEFKISACRIRRVSGPKALKPFIVKM
- a CDS encoding cytochrome c3 family protein — its product is MKRIILYSMFFAFLVAALTACALRSAESPRMSGHPALSEQEMLIACQDCHAQKTLEVYQQWYQSGHGIATVKCYQCHGTFEGLRAEPSLDACAVCHSGQWEHAAGKTCWQCHPAHTFKAGN
- the nrfA gene encoding ammonia-forming cytochrome c nitrite reductase is translated as MKKSWIVTIASVVIMVPLLLLVVSIKENKADQKAINAVPDIKKFESRSSEWGKYYQRQYDSYMKTRKSDEIKDVLKEEPALVVMWAGYGFAKDYNAPRGHYYALEDNINSLRTGGPVDAQSGPMPTACWTCKSPDVPRLIEKNGELDYYTGKWARFGGEVANTIGCADCHDNKTMKLTATRGYLQQGLDAAGSLKYADASHQEMRSLVCAQCHVEYYFKKTEWTDAKGEKKTANVVTLPWDNGLSAEAMELYYDQREFSDWQHAISKTPMLKAQHPGYEMFVTGVHGKQGLSCADCHMPYVREGGVKYSSHQVGSPLQNIANTCLNCHQGTEKEFRATVERKLERKNELSRTAMSVLAKAHLEAGKAWELGATAEEMKPVLQDIRHAQWRWDFSIASHGSFFHAPEETLRVLGSAINKGQDARLKLRSVLAKYNAANYEAPDFSTKEKAQAIVGLPFGKLVEEKKVFLNGLRGQWIEEGKAKGVYDAKSREGMQFKTSYN